A single region of the Oncorhynchus kisutch isolate 150728-3 linkage group LG30, Okis_V2, whole genome shotgun sequence genome encodes:
- the LOC109875284 gene encoding epidermal retinol dehydrogenase 2-like gives MNFLLETLQLIVMSIYYNIEAFVRLFIPFKKKNVTGEIVLITGAGSGIGRLMAEKFASLGVSLVLWDVNQEGMKETARLVKEKGATRVHYYLCDCSDKAKVYRVADQVKREVGDVSILINNAGIVTGRNFMDAPDSLIEKTIEVNAMAHFWTYKAFLPAMTANNHGHLVSVASTAGMIGVNGLADYCASKFAAIGFAESVALELLATGKDGVKTTIVCPHFMNTGMFDGCNSKWPLLVPVLDPDYVAKKIIEAILTDQVYLLLPKSMYILMGMKKILPFKTGNLLGMYLGAFNFMDAFKGRVKKEA, from the exons ATGAATTTCCTGCTGGAAACCCTTCAGTTGATTGTAATGTCCATTTATTACAACATAGAGGCATTTGTCAGACTGTTCATCCCATTTAAGAAGAAAAATGTCACCGGGGAAATCGTCCTGATCACGGGGGCGGGCAGCGGCATTGGCCGGCTCATGGCAGAAAAGTTTGCCAGCCTGGGCGTCTCTCTGGTTCTGTGGGATGTCAACCAGGAGGGCATGAAGGAGACTGCAAGACTAGTGAAGGAGAAAGGGGCAACTAGGGTCCACTACTACCTGTGTGACTGCAGTGACAAGGCTAAAGTCTACAGAGTGGCTGACCAG GtcaagagagaggtgggggatgtGAGCATTCTCATAAACAACGCTGGCATCGTCACAGGCAGGAATTTCATGGACGCGCCAGACTCCCTCATTGAGAAAACCATTGAAGTAAACGCCATGGCACACTTTTGG ACTTATAAAGCCTTCCTCCCAGCGATGACTGCCAACAACCATGGTCATCTGGTCAGTGTTGCTAGCACAGCGGGTATGATTGGTGTCAATGGACTAGCAG ATTACTGTGCCAGCAAGTTTGCTGCTATTGGCTTTGCTGAGTCTGTGGCTCTGGAGCTGCTGGCAACAGGGAAGGATGGTGTCAAGACTACCATTGTGTGTCCACACTTCATGAACACTGGCATGTTCGATGGCTGCAATTCTAA GTGGCCTCTCTTGGTGCCTGTCCTGGATCCAGACTATGTAGCAAAGAAGATCATTGAGGCCATTTTAACTGACCAGGTCTACCTTCTGCTCCCAAAGAGCATGTATATTCTCATGGGCATGAAGAA GATTTTACCCTTTAAGACTGGGAATCTGCTGGGGATGTACTTGGGAGCGTTCAACTTTATGGATGCCTTCAAAGGACGCGTCAAGAAAGAGGCGTAG